In one window of Rhodanobacter sp. FDAARGOS 1247 DNA:
- the grxD gene encoding Grx4 family monothiol glutaredoxin, whose product MDINEQIRAMLAAHPIVLFMKGTPEFPMCGFSSRAAKALTEAGAVFQAVNVLADPRIRAALPHFSNWPTFPQLFIQGELIGGCDIIEELKAAGELSRMASDVAGVAL is encoded by the coding sequence ATGGACATCAACGAGCAAATCAGGGCGATGCTGGCCGCGCATCCCATCGTGCTTTTCATGAAAGGCACGCCGGAGTTTCCGATGTGCGGCTTTTCGTCTCGCGCCGCGAAGGCGTTGACGGAAGCCGGCGCGGTGTTCCAGGCGGTGAACGTGCTGGCCGATCCGCGCATACGCGCGGCGTTGCCGCACTTTTCCAACTGGCCCACGTTTCCGCAGTTGTTCATCCAGGGCGAGTTGATCGGCGGTTGCGACATCATCGAGGAGCTGAAGGCTGCCGGCGAACTGTCGCGCATGGCCAGCGACGTTGCCGGAGTCGCGCTTTGA
- a CDS encoding superoxide dismutase, with translation MAIELPPLPYEKNALEPHISAETLDFHYGKHHQAYVTNLNKLIEGTEFADAPLEDIIRKSSGGVFNNAAQIWNHTFYWNSMSPKGGGEPGGKLADAINKAFGSVDKFKEEFSKSAAGNFGSGWTWLVQRQDGSLGIVNTSNAATPITGTDKPLFTADVWEHAYYIDYRNARPKYLEAFWNLVNWDFAAKNLA, from the coding sequence ATGGCGATCGAACTTCCCCCGCTTCCGTATGAAAAGAACGCGCTGGAGCCGCACATCTCCGCTGAAACGCTGGACTTCCACTACGGCAAGCATCACCAGGCCTACGTGACCAACCTCAACAAGCTGATCGAAGGCACCGAGTTTGCCGACGCACCGCTCGAGGACATCATCCGCAAGTCGTCCGGTGGCGTGTTCAACAATGCCGCTCAGATCTGGAACCACACGTTCTACTGGAATTCGATGAGCCCGAAAGGTGGCGGCGAACCCGGCGGCAAGCTGGCCGACGCGATCAACAAGGCGTTCGGCTCGGTCGACAAGTTCAAGGAGGAATTCAGCAAGTCCGCCGCTGGCAACTTCGGCTCCGGCTGGACCTGGCTGGTGCAGCGCCAGGACGGTTCGCTGGGCATCGTCAACACCTCGAACGCGGCCACGCCGATCACCGGCACCGACAAGCCGCTGTTCACCGCCGACGTATGGGAACACGCCTATTACATCGACTACCGCAACGCCCGCCCGAAGTATCTGGAAGCGTTCTGGAACCTGGTGAACTGGGACTTCGCGGCAAAGAACCTCGCCTGA
- a CDS encoding SulP family inorganic anion transporter: protein MSLSLAQAKSNTLSGLTVAFALVPEAIAFAVIAHVNPLTGLYAAFMMCLITAVLGGRPGMISGATGAIAVVVVALVVQHGVQYLFAAVVLMGLLQLLFGALRLGKFIRMVPHPVMLGFVNGLAIVIFLAQMPHFQQHGQWIAGRALWVMLGLVALAIVIIYLLPRLTRAVPSALVAILAVAVLTNAFGIETRTVGDLASIRGGLPSFHLPDVPWTFDTLRIVFPYALIMAMVGLIESLLTLNLIDEMTDTRGKPNRECLAQGTANVVTGLFGGMGGCAMIGQSMINVGAGATHRLSGIVAGLGLLSFILFGSALIERIPLAALIGVMFVVSAKTFAWGSVRVLGKVPRADALVIVAVTVVTIFTDLALAVLLGVVISALVFAWQHASQIEVDTHTDAQGRRIYELKGTLFFASTRNFQNLFNPKDDPQQVIVEFGRARVMDHSAIEAIDTLAERYQKLGKRLQLRHLSPDCAELLLKAGSMIESNAAEDPHYHLADDRLG from the coding sequence ATGTCCCTTTCGCTCGCCCAGGCGAAGAGCAACACGCTGTCCGGTCTCACGGTGGCCTTCGCGCTGGTGCCCGAGGCGATCGCCTTTGCGGTGATCGCCCACGTCAATCCGCTGACGGGCTTGTATGCAGCCTTCATGATGTGCCTGATCACCGCAGTGCTGGGTGGCCGGCCCGGAATGATTTCCGGAGCCACCGGTGCGATCGCGGTGGTGGTCGTGGCGCTGGTGGTGCAGCACGGCGTGCAATACCTGTTTGCCGCCGTGGTGCTGATGGGCCTGCTGCAGTTGCTGTTCGGTGCATTGCGGCTGGGCAAGTTCATCCGCATGGTGCCGCACCCGGTGATGCTGGGCTTCGTCAACGGTCTGGCGATCGTGATCTTCCTGGCCCAGATGCCGCACTTCCAGCAGCATGGCCAGTGGATTGCCGGCCGCGCGCTGTGGGTGATGCTCGGCTTGGTCGCGCTGGCGATCGTGATCATCTACCTGCTGCCGCGGCTGACCCGGGCGGTGCCTTCGGCGCTGGTGGCGATCCTGGCGGTTGCGGTGCTGACCAATGCTTTCGGCATCGAAACCCGCACGGTGGGCGATCTCGCCTCGATCAGGGGCGGCTTGCCCAGCTTCCACCTCCCTGATGTTCCATGGACTTTCGATACGCTGCGCATCGTGTTCCCGTACGCGCTGATCATGGCCATGGTCGGGCTGATCGAGTCGTTGCTGACCCTGAACCTGATCGACGAGATGACCGATACCCGCGGCAAGCCGAACCGCGAATGCCTGGCGCAGGGCACGGCGAACGTGGTGACCGGCCTGTTCGGCGGCATGGGCGGCTGCGCCATGATCGGGCAGAGCATGATCAACGTCGGTGCCGGCGCGACGCATCGCCTGTCCGGCATCGTTGCCGGCCTGGGCCTGCTCAGCTTCATCCTGTTCGGCTCGGCGCTGATCGAACGGATTCCCCTGGCGGCACTGATCGGGGTGATGTTCGTGGTGTCGGCGAAGACCTTCGCCTGGGGCAGCGTGCGCGTGCTGGGCAAGGTGCCGCGCGCAGATGCGCTGGTGATCGTGGCGGTCACCGTGGTGACCATCTTCACCGACCTGGCGCTGGCGGTGCTGCTGGGCGTGGTGATCTCGGCGCTGGTATTCGCCTGGCAGCACGCCAGTCAGATCGAGGTGGACACGCACACCGATGCGCAAGGCCGCCGCATCTACGAGCTGAAGGGCACGCTTTTCTTCGCCTCGACCCGCAATTTCCAGAACCTGTTCAATCCCAAAGATGACCCGCAGCAGGTGATCGTGGAATTCGGCCGGGCCAGGGTGATGGATCACTCCGCCATCGAGGCCATCGATACGCTGGCCGAGCGCTATCAGAAGCTCGGCAAGCGATTGCAGCTGCGCCACCTGAGTCCGGATTGCGCCGAGTTGCTGCTGAAGGCGGGCAGCATGATCGAATCGAACGCCGCCGAAGACCCGCACTACCACCTGGCCGATGATCGGCTCGGTTGA
- a CDS encoding 5-(carboxyamino)imidazole ribonucleotide synthase — MSERQQPVLGVLGGGQLARMLALAAAPLGVKSLVVDSAADACAGQVAPLVVADWTDYAALEKFAAQVDVVTFDFENVPAETAHWLAERVAVFPAPQALAVAQDRLAEKTLFRECGLPTPDFMTVDTREQLDQALVRVGAPAILKTRRLGYDGKGQFRLREAADADAAWAALGAQAPAHGLILEAFVPFERELSVLAVRGRDGDFRTWPLTRNWHVDGVLSMSLAPAPDIDVLQGRATELARILAERLGYVGVFALELFVRDGELLGNEMAPRVHNSGHWTIEGARTSQFENHVRAVLGMPLGDTGARGVSAMFNWIGELPEPVGVLGTLDAHWHDYGKQARPGRKVGHATVCADEAAVLAMRLADMADTMGRQAQARPAIEALS, encoded by the coding sequence ATGAGCGAGCGGCAGCAGCCCGTGCTGGGCGTACTCGGTGGTGGCCAGCTGGCGCGCATGCTGGCACTGGCGGCGGCGCCGCTGGGAGTGAAGTCGCTTGTGGTGGACAGCGCGGCCGACGCCTGCGCAGGCCAGGTCGCGCCGCTGGTGGTGGCCGACTGGACCGACTACGCGGCGCTGGAGAAGTTTGCCGCGCAGGTGGATGTGGTGACCTTCGATTTCGAGAACGTGCCCGCCGAGACCGCGCACTGGCTGGCCGAGCGCGTGGCGGTGTTTCCCGCGCCGCAGGCGCTGGCAGTGGCGCAGGATCGACTGGCGGAGAAAACCCTGTTCCGCGAATGCGGTTTGCCCACGCCCGATTTCATGACGGTGGACACCCGTGAGCAGCTGGACCAGGCCCTGGTCCGGGTCGGCGCGCCGGCCATCCTGAAAACGCGGCGGCTTGGCTATGACGGCAAGGGCCAGTTCCGCTTGCGTGAGGCAGCCGATGCCGACGCGGCCTGGGCGGCGCTCGGCGCACAGGCACCGGCCCATGGACTGATCCTGGAAGCCTTCGTGCCGTTCGAACGCGAGCTGTCGGTGCTTGCCGTGCGCGGCCGCGACGGTGACTTCCGCACCTGGCCGCTGACCCGCAACTGGCATGTCGACGGCGTGCTGTCGATGAGCCTGGCGCCGGCGCCGGACATCGACGTGCTGCAGGGGCGCGCCACCGAACTGGCCCGCATCCTGGCCGAACGGCTGGGTTATGTGGGGGTGTTCGCGCTGGAGCTGTTCGTCAGGGATGGCGAGTTGCTCGGCAACGAAATGGCGCCGCGGGTACACAACTCCGGGCACTGGACGATCGAGGGTGCCCGCACCAGCCAGTTCGAGAACCACGTGCGGGCCGTGCTCGGCATGCCGCTGGGTGATACCGGTGCGCGCGGCGTGTCGGCGATGTTCAACTGGATCGGTGAGTTGCCCGAGCCGGTCGGCGTGCTGGGGACCCTCGATGCGCATTGGCACGATTACGGCAAGCAGGCACGACCCGGACGCAAGGTGGGACACGCCACCGTATGCGCCGACGAGGCGGCCGTGCTGGCCATGCGGCTGGCGGACATGGCGGACACGATGGGACGTCAGGCGCAGGCGCGTCCGGCCATCGAGGCGTTGTCCTAA
- the purE gene encoding 5-(carboxyamino)imidazole ribonucleotide mutase — MTGTSMQPRVGVVMGSRSDWETMQHAVDVLTELGVAHEVRVVSAHRTPDLLFSYAEQAAARGIQVVVAGAGGAAHLPGMLAAKTRLPVFGVPVQSKALNGMDSLLSIAQMPAGIPVGTLAIGRAGAVNAGLLAAAVLALHDPSLATALENWRQRQTQAVLEQPDPRQ, encoded by the coding sequence ATGACAGGAACAAGCATGCAGCCGCGCGTCGGCGTCGTGATGGGCTCGCGCTCGGACTGGGAAACCATGCAGCACGCGGTCGACGTGCTGACCGAACTGGGCGTTGCCCATGAGGTCAGGGTGGTCTCCGCGCACCGCACGCCGGACCTGTTGTTCAGCTACGCGGAACAGGCGGCGGCCCGCGGCATCCAGGTGGTGGTCGCCGGCGCCGGTGGCGCCGCCCATCTGCCGGGCATGCTGGCGGCCAAGACCCGCCTGCCGGTATTCGGTGTGCCGGTCCAGTCGAAGGCGCTCAACGGCATGGATTCCCTGCTGTCGATCGCCCAGATGCCGGCCGGCATCCCGGTCGGAACGCTGGCCATCGGTCGCGCCGGTGCGGTGAACGCAGGCCTGCTGGCAGCGGCGGTGCTGGCCCTGCACGATCCTTCCCTGGCGACGGCGCTGGAGAACTGGCGGCAGCGCCAGACCCAGGCCGTGCTGGAACAGCCGGACCCGCGTCAATGA
- a CDS encoding Trm112 family protein, with amino-acid sequence MDKRLLDILCCPVSKTPLRPLSKRELEALNEGIGSGKVDTVAGVAVGQRVSEGLITTDGKVIYRVEDGIPVMLPEEGIGTLQLADFPAA; translated from the coding sequence ATGGACAAGCGCCTGCTAGACATTCTGTGCTGCCCGGTCAGCAAAACTCCGTTGCGTCCCCTGAGCAAGCGTGAACTCGAGGCACTGAACGAGGGCATCGGCAGCGGCAAGGTCGACACCGTAGCCGGCGTGGCGGTGGGCCAGCGGGTCAGCGAAGGCCTGATCACCACGGACGGCAAGGTGATCTACCGGGTCGAGGACGGCATTCCGGTCATGCTGCCCGAAGAAGGCATCGGCACGCTGCAACTGGCCGATTTCCCTGCGGCCTGA
- a CDS encoding DUF1631 domain-containing protein, which translates to MNEATDTSRVVNLSQRMDPASERVGELLSAVRNIAGKHLQQWTGNAFEHVDDALFDLAEKAENNATQMHYFDGMREVRKRRPAVERSFLGAVSRNIAELAHPPKTESMNAPSPLGGVELSLVADNELEESLAITSMIGKNESRLSRDLFSVNQRLSVICGGHKVDDAGNPVGPAVLAQAFRQALHELSADMRVKLIIYKLFDRYVLSCLEDLYQDINTELVRAGVLPQLRHEITRSGAKSGAASALAAGTDSASGGADEAGDIPSDLLQTLHALFSARRPHAGVGLGAANLPSGPLPSANELLGALSVLQSQIATAGPLPHAQPDDAAELSREVLQLKGQLLTQLGALRGEKPSHVATIDEDTIDLVGMLFEFILEDRNLPAAMQVMLARLQIPYLKAAILDRKLFAHRQHPARRLLDCLAEQAKGWSQESDRDQRLHDKVKWIVDQLLHDFDDDMGIFDRLLVDLQQFQDANKRRSELAEQRVAESTRGREKLEQARRRAAREILDRIGENKLPPLVHGVLARAWANHLVLTLLREGEDSPAFKSALRFIDEFIASTRTPHDAQSQQVLRQMLPGIERALRQGLANVAFQEQDVERLLAQLHTYYRQQLGETLGPAEVVTVEEDAAMLAIPDNIQPIVESRNAQQDELEEEVAEVPLDSPEWHQVLALQPGTWLEFCLPDEAMTRAKLSWISPMSGRYLFVNRRGLKVADYSPQELTGLMTDGHARVLAANALFDRAMSAIVGKLSQPDHPAPADTTAE; encoded by the coding sequence ATGAATGAAGCCACCGATACGTCCCGAGTCGTCAACCTGAGCCAGCGCATGGACCCGGCCAGTGAACGCGTGGGCGAATTGCTGAGTGCGGTGCGCAACATCGCCGGCAAGCACTTGCAGCAGTGGACCGGCAATGCGTTCGAGCACGTCGACGACGCCCTGTTCGACCTGGCCGAAAAGGCCGAGAACAATGCCACCCAGATGCACTATTTCGACGGCATGCGCGAGGTGCGCAAGCGCCGGCCGGCGGTGGAGCGCAGCTTCCTCGGCGCGGTAAGCCGCAACATTGCCGAGCTGGCCCATCCGCCCAAGACCGAATCGATGAACGCGCCGTCACCGCTCGGTGGCGTTGAACTTTCGCTGGTAGCGGACAACGAACTGGAAGAATCGCTGGCAATCACCAGCATGATCGGCAAGAACGAATCGCGGCTTTCGCGCGACCTGTTCTCGGTCAACCAGCGGCTGTCGGTCATCTGCGGCGGCCACAAGGTGGACGATGCGGGCAATCCGGTGGGGCCGGCCGTGCTGGCGCAAGCCTTCCGGCAGGCCCTGCACGAACTCAGCGCCGACATGCGCGTCAAGCTGATCATCTACAAGCTGTTCGATCGCTACGTGCTGTCCTGCCTCGAAGATCTTTACCAGGACATCAACACCGAGCTGGTGCGCGCCGGCGTGTTGCCGCAACTGCGCCACGAGATCACCCGCAGCGGCGCCAAGTCGGGGGCGGCCAGCGCCCTGGCCGCGGGCACGGATTCCGCCAGCGGTGGCGCCGACGAGGCCGGCGATATCCCGAGCGACCTGCTGCAGACCCTGCATGCCCTGTTCAGCGCGCGGCGCCCGCACGCCGGCGTCGGCCTGGGCGCGGCGAACCTGCCCAGCGGCCCGCTGCCGTCGGCCAACGAGTTGCTCGGTGCCTTGAGCGTGCTGCAGAGCCAGATCGCGACCGCCGGTCCGCTGCCGCACGCGCAACCGGATGATGCCGCGGAACTGAGCCGTGAGGTGCTGCAGCTGAAGGGCCAGTTGCTGACCCAGCTCGGCGCCCTGCGTGGCGAGAAGCCCAGCCACGTCGCCACCATCGATGAAGACACCATCGACCTGGTCGGCATGTTGTTCGAATTCATCCTGGAAGACCGCAACCTGCCTGCCGCGATGCAGGTGATGCTGGCGCGCCTGCAGATCCCCTATCTCAAGGCGGCGATCCTCGACCGCAAGCTGTTCGCCCATCGCCAGCATCCTGCGCGGCGGCTGCTCGATTGCCTGGCCGAGCAGGCCAAGGGCTGGTCGCAGGAATCCGACCGCGACCAGCGCCTGCACGACAAGGTGAAATGGATCGTCGACCAGCTGCTGCACGATTTCGACGATGACATGGGCATCTTCGACCGCCTGCTGGTCGATCTGCAGCAGTTCCAGGATGCCAACAAGCGGCGTTCCGAACTGGCCGAGCAGCGCGTGGCCGAGTCCACCCGGGGCCGCGAGAAGCTCGAGCAGGCGCGCCGTCGCGCCGCCCGCGAGATCCTCGATCGCATCGGCGAGAACAAGTTGCCGCCGCTGGTGCACGGCGTGCTGGCGCGGGCCTGGGCCAACCACCTGGTGCTCACCCTGTTGCGCGAAGGCGAGGATTCGCCCGCCTTCAAGAGCGCCCTGCGCTTCATCGACGAATTCATCGCCAGCACGCGCACGCCACACGATGCCCAGAGCCAGCAGGTGCTGCGCCAGATGCTTCCGGGCATCGAGCGGGCGTTGCGGCAGGGCCTGGCCAACGTGGCGTTCCAGGAACAGGACGTGGAGCGCCTGCTGGCGCAGCTGCACACGTACTACCGTCAGCAACTGGGCGAAACGCTCGGTCCGGCCGAGGTCGTCACCGTCGAGGAAGACGCCGCGATGCTGGCGATCCCCGACAACATCCAGCCCATCGTCGAAAGCCGCAATGCGCAGCAGGACGAACTGGAGGAAGAGGTCGCCGAGGTTCCGCTGGACAGCCCGGAATGGCATCAGGTGCTGGCGCTGCAACCCGGCACCTGGCTGGAGTTCTGCCTGCCCGACGAGGCCATGACCCGCGCCAAGCTGTCCTGGATCAGCCCGATGAGCGGCCGCTACCTGTTCGTCAACCGGCGTGGCCTGAAAGTGGCCGACTACTCGCCGCAGGAGCTGACCGGGCTGATGACCGATGGCCACGCCCGCGTGCTCGCCGCGAACGCGCTGTTCGACCGGGCGATGAGCGCGATCGTGGGCAAGCTCAGCCAGCCCGACCACCCGGCCCCCGCAGATACCACCGCCGAATGA
- the nadC gene encoding carboxylating nicotinate-nucleotide diphosphorylase: protein MTQPSPLTPPAADQIALDIERALAEDLGAGDATADLLPVDAQAHAVLTCRDDAVIAGTAWFDACFRRMDPAVRIDWQVRDGERVAPGTVICRLSGHARSLVTAERSALNFLQLLSATATLTASYVAAVAGTGTRVLDTRKTIPGLRIAQKYAVRCGGGHNHRIGLYDAILIKENHIIAAGSIAAAVAAARRSHSSLLLEIEVENLDELELALEAGVDRVMLDNFTLADMHEAVSRTAGRVALEVSGNVDLGTIGEYARTGVDFISVGALTKHVHAVDLSLRLQLD from the coding sequence ATGACCCAGCCGTCACCGCTCACGCCACCTGCCGCCGATCAGATTGCCCTGGATATCGAACGTGCCCTCGCCGAGGATCTCGGCGCGGGCGACGCGACGGCGGACCTTCTTCCCGTCGATGCCCAGGCCCATGCGGTCCTGACTTGCCGCGACGATGCCGTGATCGCCGGCACGGCCTGGTTCGACGCCTGTTTCCGCCGCATGGACCCCGCGGTGCGGATCGACTGGCAGGTCCGTGATGGTGAGCGCGTGGCGCCGGGCACGGTGATCTGCCGGCTTTCCGGCCATGCCCGCTCGCTGGTCACCGCCGAACGTTCGGCGCTGAACTTCCTGCAGCTGCTTTCCGCCACCGCCACCCTCACCGCAAGCTACGTGGCAGCGGTGGCCGGCACCGGCACGCGCGTGCTGGATACCCGCAAGACCATCCCGGGCCTGCGGATCGCCCAGAAATACGCGGTGCGTTGCGGCGGTGGCCACAACCACCGCATCGGGCTGTACGACGCGATCCTGATCAAGGAAAACCACATCATCGCCGCCGGCAGCATTGCCGCCGCCGTCGCGGCGGCGCGTCGCTCGCATTCCAGCCTGCTGCTGGAGATCGAGGTGGAGAACCTCGACGAGCTGGAACTGGCCCTCGAGGCCGGCGTGGACCGCGTCATGCTGGACAACTTCACGCTGGCGGACATGCATGAAGCGGTGAGCCGTACCGCCGGCCGGGTGGCGCTGGAGGTCTCCGGCAACGTCGACCTGGGGACGATCGGCGAATACGCCCGCACCGGCGTGGACTTCATCTCGGTCGGCGCGCTGACCAAGCACGTGCACGCCGTCGACCTGTCGCTGCGCCTGCAACTGGACTGA
- a CDS encoding DUF3301 domain-containing protein: MSDVFNLLLLLGLVAIVAAWLKLSTARERAVLEARRQCEQHGLQLLDETVGLRALRLRRVDGLLRVERCYGFEVSIDGHDREPCRLWMLGNSLSGLSLPVIELQPHEAPANRTDNVVPLRPRKIDRLN; the protein is encoded by the coding sequence ATGAGCGACGTCTTCAACCTCCTGCTGCTGCTTGGCCTTGTCGCCATCGTGGCCGCGTGGCTGAAGCTCAGCACTGCCCGCGAGCGGGCGGTGCTGGAGGCCCGGCGCCAGTGCGAGCAACACGGCCTGCAACTGCTCGATGAAACGGTCGGGCTGCGCGCCCTGCGGCTGCGCCGGGTCGATGGCCTGCTGCGGGTCGAACGCTGCTACGGTTTCGAGGTGAGCATCGACGGCCACGATCGCGAGCCGTGCCGGCTGTGGATGCTGGGAAACAGCCTCAGCGGCCTCAGCCTCCCGGTGATCGAACTGCAGCCCCACGAGGCCCCGGCCAACCGGACCGACAACGTGGTGCCGCTGCGCCCACGCAAGATTGACCGCCTGAACTGA
- a CDS encoding ClpXP protease specificity-enhancing factor → MSKNEVVPMTSNRPYLLRAIYDWISDNELTPYILVDATFAGVRVPPQVIKNGQVVLNLAMRAVANLDLGNDWISFQARFSGVSQSIQIPVLAVLALYAQENGQGMMFPADEEGGDPPPSAPEPDDSTPGTGGAEDAGSKPKRSAPHLRVVK, encoded by the coding sequence ATGAGCAAGAATGAAGTAGTGCCAATGACGTCCAATCGGCCGTATCTGCTGCGGGCGATCTACGACTGGATCAGTGACAACGAACTGACCCCCTACATCCTGGTGGATGCGACGTTTGCCGGCGTGCGGGTGCCGCCGCAGGTGATCAAGAACGGCCAGGTCGTGCTGAACCTGGCGATGCGGGCGGTGGCGAACCTCGACCTGGGCAATGACTGGATCAGCTTCCAGGCGCGTTTCTCCGGTGTCAGCCAGTCCATCCAGATCCCGGTGCTGGCCGTGCTGGCGCTGTACGCGCAGGAGAACGGCCAGGGCATGATGTTCCCCGCCGACGAGGAGGGTGGCGACCCGCCGCCGTCCGCGCCCGAGCCGGACGACAGCACGCCGGGCACCGGCGGCGCCGAGGATGCGGGTTCCAAGCCGAAGCGCAGCGCGCCGCATCTGCGGGTGGTGAAGTAG
- a CDS encoding glutathione S-transferase N-terminal domain-containing protein, producing MVPSARSRTVLTLYTTADDVQCHRARLVLAAKGVSYERVLVDPARPPEDLIDLNPYASTPTLVDRDLTLFDTSVVCEYLDERYPHPPLMPIDPQSRARLRVAAVRIEKDWLVEVDIIRAGGRPADAARKRLREHLLASVPLFKAAKFFLNPEMSLADCLVAPVIWRLPWLGVDLGREGKPLIDYGERLFHSQGFARSMTDQEKAMRQDHEQE from the coding sequence ATGGTCCCAAGCGCTCGCTCGCGTACCGTATTGACGCTCTACACCACCGCCGATGACGTGCAATGTCATCGCGCCCGGCTGGTTCTTGCCGCCAAGGGGGTCAGCTACGAACGCGTCCTGGTTGATCCGGCACGTCCTCCCGAGGACCTGATCGACCTCAATCCCTACGCCAGCACGCCGACCCTGGTCGATCGCGACCTGACCCTGTTCGATACCTCGGTGGTCTGCGAGTACCTCGACGAACGCTACCCGCATCCACCGCTGATGCCGATCGATCCGCAGTCGCGGGCGCGGCTGCGCGTGGCGGCCGTGCGCATCGAGAAGGACTGGCTGGTCGAGGTCGACATCATCCGTGCCGGTGGCCGGCCGGCGGACGCGGCCCGCAAGCGCCTGCGCGAGCACCTGCTGGCTTCCGTGCCGCTGTTCAAGGCGGCGAAGTTCTTCCTCAATCCCGAAATGAGCCTGGCCGATTGCCTGGTGGCGCCGGTCATCTGGCGACTGCCGTGGCTGGGCGTGGATCTGGGCAGGGAAGGCAAGCCGCTGATCGATTACGGCGAGCGGTTGTTTCACAGTCAGGGTTTTGCGCGCAGCATGACCGATCAGGAAAAGGCGATGCGGCAGGACCATGAGCAAGAATGA
- a CDS encoding cytochrome c1 — protein MKRYIFPVALAFSLIVGSASVQASEEGGLPPAGTNVQDQASLQRGAKLFFNYCVGCHSLKYMRYERIASDLGLTEAEVMENLNFTGAKFGEPVVSHMPADMAAKWFGKAPPDLSLEVRAKGPDWVNAYLNSFYLDPSRPVGWNNTVFPNASMPFPLWELQGLQTAVMTEAKPGEDARVEKLVLSQPGKLTPAQFQQASRDLTTFLEYASEPAALERHHYGIWVLLFLAFFTLLAAMLKKEYWKDVH, from the coding sequence ATGAAGCGATACATCTTCCCGGTGGCGTTGGCGTTCAGTCTGATCGTCGGCAGTGCCTCGGTGCAGGCGTCGGAAGAGGGCGGCCTGCCGCCCGCCGGCACCAACGTGCAGGACCAGGCTTCGCTGCAGCGCGGTGCCAAGCTGTTCTTCAACTACTGCGTCGGCTGCCACTCGCTCAAGTACATGCGTTACGAGCGGATCGCCAGCGACCTGGGGTTGACCGAGGCCGAAGTGATGGAAAACCTCAATTTCACCGGCGCCAAGTTCGGTGAACCCGTGGTTTCCCACATGCCGGCGGACATGGCGGCCAAGTGGTTCGGCAAGGCACCGCCGGATCTTTCGCTGGAAGTGCGCGCCAAGGGCCCGGACTGGGTCAACGCGTACCTCAACTCGTTCTACCTGGACCCGAGCCGTCCGGTCGGCTGGAACAACACGGTATTCCCGAACGCGTCGATGCCGTTCCCGCTGTGGGAATTGCAGGGCCTGCAGACGGCGGTGATGACCGAGGCCAAGCCGGGCGAGGACGCCAGGGTCGAGAAGCTGGTGCTGTCGCAGCCGGGCAAGCTGACGCCGGCCCAGTTCCAGCAGGCCAGTCGCGACCTGACCACGTTCCTGGAATATGCCTCCGAGCCGGCGGCGCTGGAGCGTCACCATTACGGCATCTGGGTGCTGCTGTTCCTGGCGTTCTTCACCTTGCTGGCAGCCATGCTGAAGAAGGAATACTGGAAGGACGTTCACTGA